The Streptomyces sp. NBC_00102 genome segment CACGGAAGCAACGGTTACGGACGCGTTCCCGGCGAACCCAAGGGGCTGCGGGAGTACGCGCGCGAGTTCGCGCTGCTGCCGCTGCGCGTCTTCCTCGGCGTCACGTTCATCTACGCCGGGCTCGACAAACTGACGGACAGCACGTTCCTGTCGTCGAGCGGCGCCGGTTCGATCGGCGACCAGATGCGCGGGGTGCGCGACTCCGCCGGCGCCCCCTGGCTCGTCGACCTGGCCCTGCACGGCCCGGTCGGCTTCGGGTACGCCATCGCGCTCGGCGAACTCGCCGTCGGCATCGGCACCCTGTTCGGGCTCTGGGGCCGGCTCGCCGCACTCGGCGGCGCCCTGATCTCGCTGAGTCTCTGGCTCACCGTGAGCTGGCAGGCGACCCCGTACTACTACGGCAACGACCTCGTCTACCTCATGGCCTGGCTGCCGCTGCTGCTCGCCGGATCGGGCCCCTTCTCGCTGGACACGCTCCTGCCGCCGCGCCGCCGCCGGAGCCTGTAGGCGACCCAGGCGGCCACGGCGGCGAGGAAGAGACCGCCGCCCAGCACGGCGACGAAGAACACCCACGGCGCCCGCCAGGCCCCGGCCCAGTCGGCCGCGTACCCGGCCGACAGGGCCAGCAGGGTCAGGCCGGCCAGCGCGCGGCCCGGCCGGAACTCATGAAGCAGCACGGGTGACCTCCACCTGTCCGAGACCGACTTCCAGGCGCAGCTCGACCGTACCGGCCGGGTCCGCGCCCCTGGGGGGCGCGAGCGTGCGGGTGGTCCGGCGGTCCGGCGCGATGTCGATGTCCTGCCCGGCCGGATCGCCGGGCAGGGTCACGTCCCCGAGCCCGACCTCGGCCCGCACCCGGACCGTCGCGTCCTGCGGGACGACCACCACCACGCGCCCGGCCCCCACCTCCACCCGGGTGGAGAGGGTGGTCCCCAACGGGACGTCCAGACCGGACAGGTCGAGCCGGGCGGTGCCGGCCCCGATGTCGTACGACGGTTCCAGGGCGGCGGCGGTGACGGGACGCCACTGGGTCCGCGCCCAGGTCGTCCCGATGTCCCTCGGCAGTACCGTCGACGCCGCGAGCACCCCCGTGACGAGCAGCGCGAACACCAGCGTCCCGAAGCCGGTCCGCCCGAGGAACGAG includes the following:
- a CDS encoding DoxX family protein translates to MQGHGSNGYGRVPGEPKGLREYAREFALLPLRVFLGVTFIYAGLDKLTDSTFLSSSGAGSIGDQMRGVRDSAGAPWLVDLALHGPVGFGYAIALGELAVGIGTLFGLWGRLAALGGALISLSLWLTVSWQATPYYYGNDLVYLMAWLPLLLAGSGPFSLDTLLPPRRRRSL